One Sphingomonas sabuli genomic region harbors:
- a CDS encoding dipeptide epimerase — MRQRLAFRVETFRLAAPFRISGYVFEGSDVVVVELTDGDHRGRGEAGGVYYLGDDAANIVATLDANRAAIEGCESRSDLQQLLPPGGARNAVDCAMWELEASRLGQPAHALAGIAEPRPLVTTFTLGADDPAKMAEGARGYAQARAIKLKLTGDLDLDLARVAAVREARPDAWLGVDANQGFAIGELEALARGLADLGVELLEQPLARGREADLEGFDSPIPVAADESALSLADMASLPGRFDVVNIKLDKCGGLTEALDIAREARRLGLGVMVGNMVGTSLAMAPAFILGQYCDYVDLDGPTFLTEDRSPAARYDGGKIWCPDEVWGSPQAVAAGA; from the coding sequence ATGAGGCAAAGGCTCGCCTTTCGGGTCGAGACCTTCCGGCTCGCCGCGCCCTTCCGCATCTCGGGCTATGTGTTCGAGGGCAGCGATGTCGTCGTCGTCGAACTGACCGACGGCGACCATCGCGGACGCGGCGAAGCAGGCGGCGTCTATTATCTGGGCGACGATGCCGCCAACATCGTCGCCACGCTGGACGCCAACCGCGCCGCGATCGAAGGCTGCGAAAGCCGCTCGGACCTGCAGCAGCTGCTTCCTCCGGGCGGCGCGCGCAACGCGGTCGATTGCGCGATGTGGGAGCTAGAAGCCAGTCGCCTGGGCCAGCCCGCGCACGCGCTGGCCGGCATCGCCGAACCCAGGCCTTTGGTCACCACCTTCACGCTCGGCGCCGACGATCCGGCGAAGATGGCCGAAGGCGCACGGGGCTATGCGCAGGCCCGGGCGATCAAGCTGAAGCTGACAGGCGACCTGGACCTCGACCTTGCCCGGGTGGCTGCGGTGCGCGAGGCGCGGCCCGATGCCTGGCTGGGCGTCGATGCCAACCAGGGTTTTGCCATCGGCGAACTGGAGGCGCTGGCCCGCGGCCTTGCCGACCTCGGGGTCGAATTGCTCGAACAGCCGCTGGCGCGCGGTCGCGAAGCCGACCTCGAAGGCTTCGACAGCCCGATCCCCGTCGCCGCCGACGAAAGCGCGCTGTCGCTGGCCGACATGGCCTCGCTCCCCGGCCGCTTCGACGTGGTCAACATCAAGCTCGACAAGTGCGGCGGGTTGACCGAAGCGCTCGACATCGCACGCGAGGCCCGCCGGCTTGGGCTTGGCGTGATGGTCGGCAACATGGTCGGCACGAGCCTTGCGATGGCCCCCGCCTTCATCCTTGGCCAATATTGCGATTACGTCGATCTCGACGGGCCGACCTTCCTGACCGAGGACCGAAGCCCCGCCGCCCGTTATGACGGCGGCAAGATCTGGTGTCCCGACGAGGTTTGGGGCTCCCCGCAGGCCGTGGCTGCCGGCGCATGA
- a CDS encoding DUF1611 domain-containing protein has product MANVTAVTREPSSEQELPHPYLLFLGDTVHPGFAKTAFGLKQWAPELCLGQFALPSAQIDLGLPNLRPAEARAKGARALVIGVANSGGFIAASWIPALVEALQDGLDIISGMHARLGDIAELRYTAERHGRQLIDIRTPPPRIPIATGLKRSGKRLLTVGTDCALGKKYAALSIARAFAERGVDADFRATGQTGIMIAGSGIPMDAVVSDFAAGAAELLSPDAAPDHWDVVEGQGSILHPAYAGVSLALLHGSQPDVFVVCHDPGRTHLLGDEQFALPPVEEIIDLTVRLGSRTNPAIRCGGIALNTSKLEAQEAEALCAAESRRLGLPVADPIRGGPAFDALIENCLAAPASS; this is encoded by the coding sequence ATGGCCAATGTGACTGCCGTCACACGTGAACCGTCCAGCGAACAGGAGCTGCCGCACCCGTACCTCCTGTTCCTGGGCGACACGGTGCATCCGGGGTTCGCCAAGACGGCGTTCGGCCTGAAGCAATGGGCGCCGGAGCTGTGCCTTGGCCAGTTTGCGCTGCCCAGCGCGCAGATCGACCTTGGCCTGCCCAACCTTCGGCCCGCCGAAGCGCGCGCGAAGGGTGCCCGCGCCCTGGTCATCGGGGTCGCCAATTCGGGCGGCTTCATCGCGGCGTCGTGGATCCCCGCACTGGTCGAGGCGCTGCAGGACGGGCTTGATATCATCAGCGGCATGCACGCGCGGCTCGGCGATATCGCGGAGCTTCGCTACACGGCGGAACGGCACGGTCGGCAACTGATCGACATCCGCACCCCGCCGCCGCGGATTCCGATCGCCACCGGCCTCAAGCGCAGCGGCAAGCGGCTGCTGACCGTCGGCACCGACTGCGCCTTGGGCAAGAAATATGCCGCATTGTCGATCGCGCGCGCCTTTGCCGAGCGCGGCGTTGACGCCGATTTCCGCGCCACCGGCCAGACCGGCATCATGATCGCCGGCAGCGGCATTCCGATGGACGCCGTCGTTTCCGATTTCGCTGCCGGGGCGGCGGAACTGCTCAGCCCGGACGCGGCGCCAGACCATTGGGACGTGGTCGAGGGCCAGGGTTCGATTCTTCATCCGGCCTACGCCGGCGTTTCGCTGGCCCTACTCCATGGGAGCCAGCCGGACGTGTTCGTCGTCTGTCACGACCCGGGCCGGACGCACCTGCTCGGCGACGAACAGTTCGCCCTGCCCCCGGTCGAGGAGATTATCGATCTCACCGTCCGCCTCGGGTCGCGCACCAACCCGGCCATCCGTTGCGGCGGCATTGCTCTGAACACGTCTAAGCTGGAAGCGCAGGAAGCCGAGGCCCTGTGCGCAGCGGAATCGCGACGGCTTGGCTTGCCCGTGGCCGATCCCATCCGGGGCGGTCCCGCCTTCGACGCGCTGATCGAGAATTGCCTCGCCGCGCCCGCCAGTAGCTGA
- a CDS encoding serine hydrolase domain-containing protein, giving the protein MPTTPRQGPESLSKEDVDAWLDGYMRYALGKNDIAGAVVTVVKDGQLLTKRGYGYADVASRKPVNPDLTLFRPGSVSKLITWTAVMQQVEQGKINLDADINQYLDFKIKPYRGQPVTMRQLMQHTAGFEEQIKDLIGSDRKGIPEYDELLKRWVPNRIFAPGTTPAYSNYGTSLAGYIVQRTSGENFYDYTDRHIFTPLKMNHSTMRQPLPAAFQPLMATGYKTASGDPLKFEIVGPSPAGSLSSTGTDMARFMIAHLNNGELDGQRILKPETARYMHTAVKLYVPPLDGMALGFFQTNVNGRRVIAHLGDTEGFHTSLHLFLDGNTGLYASFNSGGEEGGVNGVRVALFEQFADRYFPGKPDMNRVPKEQAKKHAEMMAGNWVASRRADSSFLNLTALIGQTKVSVDKDGNLVASGLSLSAAKPKWVETEPFVWHDLNSNQRLAAVVKDGKVQRFSGSIMSAFTVFERPAWYKNSALVMPLLQIAIGILLITAILWPVRHAVRRYHKAEFALTGRELLGYRLSRSAAVAILLVLVGWAALITVMFGELENTGGNLDTLVIIVQLLTFVAFLGGLAIFCWYAWQVWTGKRRWTAKVWSLALVFAGIVVVWVGFAFHMLSIGTNY; this is encoded by the coding sequence TTGCCGACGACCCCGCGCCAAGGCCCGGAATCGCTGAGCAAGGAGGATGTCGACGCCTGGCTCGACGGCTACATGCGCTATGCGCTTGGCAAGAATGACATCGCCGGCGCCGTGGTCACCGTCGTCAAGGATGGCCAGCTTTTGACCAAGCGCGGTTACGGCTACGCGGACGTCGCCAGCCGCAAGCCGGTCAATCCCGATCTGACCCTGTTCCGACCGGGTTCGGTGTCGAAACTGATTACCTGGACCGCGGTCATGCAGCAGGTCGAACAGGGCAAGATCAACCTCGACGCCGACATCAACCAATACCTCGATTTCAAGATCAAACCGTACCGGGGCCAGCCGGTCACGATGCGGCAGCTGATGCAGCATACGGCCGGGTTCGAAGAGCAGATCAAGGACCTGATCGGGTCGGACCGCAAAGGCATTCCGGAATATGACGAGTTGCTCAAGCGCTGGGTGCCGAACCGCATCTTCGCGCCCGGCACCACGCCCGCATATTCCAACTACGGGACGTCGCTTGCCGGCTACATCGTCCAGCGCACGTCGGGCGAGAATTTCTACGACTATACCGACCGCCACATCTTCACCCCGCTGAAGATGAACCATTCGACCATGCGCCAGCCGCTGCCGGCAGCGTTCCAGCCACTGATGGCGACGGGCTACAAGACGGCGTCCGGCGACCCGCTGAAGTTCGAAATCGTCGGCCCCTCGCCGGCGGGGTCACTGTCCTCGACAGGGACGGACATGGCGCGCTTCATGATCGCCCATCTCAACAACGGCGAGCTTGACGGCCAGCGCATCCTCAAGCCCGAAACGGCCAGGTACATGCACACCGCCGTGAAGCTGTACGTGCCGCCGCTGGACGGGATGGCGCTCGGGTTTTTCCAGACCAACGTCAACGGCCGGCGCGTCATCGCCCACCTTGGCGATACCGAAGGCTTCCATACCTCCTTGCACCTGTTCCTGGACGGCAACACCGGGCTTTACGCCTCGTTCAACAGCGGCGGCGAAGAAGGTGGGGTCAACGGAGTGCGGGTGGCGCTCTTCGAGCAATTCGCCGACCGCTACTTCCCGGGCAAGCCGGACATGAACCGCGTGCCGAAGGAGCAAGCGAAGAAGCATGCGGAGATGATGGCGGGCAACTGGGTCGCCTCGCGGCGCGCCGATTCCAGCTTCCTCAACCTCACGGCGCTGATCGGGCAAACCAAGGTGTCGGTCGACAAGGACGGCAATCTTGTCGCGTCGGGCCTGTCGCTGTCCGCGGCCAAACCCAAGTGGGTCGAGACCGAACCCTTTGTCTGGCACGACCTCAACAGCAACCAGCGGCTTGCCGCCGTAGTCAAGGATGGCAAGGTCCAGCGCTTCAGCGGATCGATCATGTCGGCCTTCACCGTGTTCGAACGGCCGGCGTGGTACAAGAACAGCGCGCTGGTCATGCCGTTGCTGCAGATCGCGATCGGCATCCTGCTGATCACCGCGATCCTGTGGCCGGTGCGCCATGCGGTTCGCCGTTACCACAAGGCCGAGTTTGCGCTGACCGGGCGAGAGTTGCTTGGCTACCGCCTGTCGCGCAGTGCGGCGGTCGCGATCCTGCTGGTGCTGGTCGGCTGGGCAGCCCTCATCACCGTGATGTTCGGCGAGCTCGAAAACACGGGCGGCAATCTCGATACGCTCGTCATCATCGTCCAGCTGCTGACGTTCGTCGCCTTCCTCGGCGGGCTCGCGATCTTCTGCTGGTATGCCTGGCAGGTGTGGACCGGCAAGCGGCGCTGGACGGCCAAGGTGTGGAGCCTTGCCCTGGTCTTCGCCGGCATCGTGGTCGTGTGGGTCGGCTTTGCCTTCCACATGCTCAGCATCGGTACCAACTACTGA
- a CDS encoding serine hydrolase: MLTAGFKLLARSRALLLVTAAVATPAWAAPPDGFAQRVEQVRTKIGVPGVAITIVENGQPTLAQGWGTQMVGSNRPVGPQTIFQTGSTGKAFTTAALAILVDQGKLKWDSAVIDYMPWFRMYDPWVTREITVRDLLVHRSGLGLGAGDLLFLPNSDLSRRETVERLGRIKPATSFRSGYAYDNVLYMVAGQLIEEVSGRTWEQFVREQIFAPLGMNESTVSDREYLATADRAHAHVRSDGPIVGLGAQKPLDGDALIAANAAPAGGLSISADDMSRWLQVQLARGKIPGSDRRLWSEEQAAQMWDPVVIQPIAPAIPGFEAVQPNFETYALGWDVRDYRGAKLIWHGGAVFGSLAAVALLPDRNVGIYIAANANEGQLVRGLLYELLDHYLGAPAAGWPEKYDVIRTKRIADAAAQVQQEEKAPVKAGPSLPLDRYAGDFTDPWYGTINVRRAGQGLHIEFPHSTGMDGPLTHYQYDTFRTNPTLKWVEPAYVTFSLGANGTVERVTMKPVSPIADFSFDFQDLLFTPAAKGEAK; encoded by the coding sequence ATGCTGACAGCCGGCTTCAAGTTGCTCGCCCGCAGCCGCGCCCTCCTGCTCGTCACGGCCGCTGTCGCCACGCCCGCCTGGGCTGCTCCGCCCGATGGTTTCGCCCAGCGCGTCGAACAGGTCCGCACCAAGATCGGCGTGCCCGGCGTCGCCATCACGATCGTCGAGAACGGGCAGCCGACATTGGCCCAGGGTTGGGGCACGCAAATGGTCGGCAGTAACCGGCCGGTCGGCCCGCAAACCATCTTCCAGACGGGATCGACCGGCAAGGCGTTCACCACCGCCGCGCTCGCCATCCTTGTCGACCAGGGCAAGCTGAAATGGGACAGCGCGGTGATCGACTACATGCCGTGGTTCCGGATGTACGACCCGTGGGTCACGCGCGAGATCACGGTGCGCGACCTGCTGGTCCACCGCAGCGGGCTCGGCCTTGGCGCGGGCGACCTGTTGTTCCTGCCGAACAGCGACCTGTCGCGGCGCGAGACCGTGGAACGGCTCGGGCGGATCAAGCCCGCGACCAGTTTCCGCAGCGGCTATGCTTATGACAACGTCCTCTACATGGTCGCCGGCCAGCTGATCGAGGAAGTCAGCGGCCGCACCTGGGAGCAATTCGTCCGCGAGCAGATTTTCGCGCCCCTGGGCATGAACGAATCCACCGTGTCCGACCGGGAATATCTGGCGACCGCGGACCGCGCGCACGCGCATGTCCGGTCGGACGGGCCAATCGTCGGGCTGGGCGCGCAAAAGCCGCTCGACGGCGATGCGCTGATCGCCGCCAATGCCGCGCCCGCCGGTGGCCTGTCGATCAGCGCCGACGACATGAGCCGCTGGCTGCAGGTGCAGCTCGCGCGCGGCAAGATTCCGGGCAGCGACCGGCGCTTGTGGTCGGAGGAACAGGCCGCGCAAATGTGGGACCCGGTGGTGATCCAGCCGATCGCGCCGGCCATCCCCGGGTTCGAAGCCGTGCAGCCCAATTTCGAAACCTATGCGCTGGGTTGGGACGTGCGCGACTATCGCGGGGCCAAGCTGATCTGGCACGGCGGCGCGGTCTTCGGATCGCTTGCCGCGGTCGCCCTGCTACCCGACCGCAACGTCGGCATCTACATCGCCGCCAACGCCAACGAAGGGCAGCTGGTGCGCGGCCTGCTGTACGAATTGCTCGATCATTATCTCGGCGCCCCCGCGGCGGGCTGGCCCGAAAAGTATGACGTGATCCGCACCAAGCGCATCGCCGATGCCGCCGCGCAGGTACAGCAGGAAGAGAAGGCTCCGGTGAAGGCTGGGCCGTCCCTGCCGCTCGACCGATATGCCGGCGACTTTACCGACCCGTGGTATGGCACGATCAACGTCCGCCGTGCAGGCCAAGGCCTGCACATCGAATTCCCGCATTCGACGGGGATGGACGGGCCGCTCACCCACTATCAATATGACACGTTCCGGACGAACCCGACGCTGAAATGGGTGGAGCCGGCCTATGTCACCTTCTCGCTCGGCGCCAACGGCACGGTCGAGCGAGTGACGATGAAACCGGTTTCGCCGATCGCCGACTTCAGCTTCGATTTCCAAGACCTGTTGTTCACGCCGGCCGCCAAGGGGGAAGCCAAGTGA
- a CDS encoding peptide MFS transporter, with product MTTPSNWFGQPRGLTILFLTNMWEQFSYYGMRALLVYYMTTTLLFDQEKSSSIYGFYTAFAYFTPIIGGTIADRWLGKKRAVIIGATIMAAGHFMMAFEPAFYFALATIALGNGLFLPTLPAQINDLYHSGDPRRPWAYNVYYVGVNVGAFLAPLICGFLGETYGWHWGFGAAGVGMLTGLVIYLWGQRYLPPERRADAHPATPAPITHRGRNTFLLLLGIGLAVTVFRGAYEQIGNTFALWMRDDVDRVIGGIEIGAAMFFSLNPLLVMIMTPFLLARWKRQAERGTELSVMHKMATGALIVAASYLVVAAAEAVSGAGSAHWLWLLSFFLIFTLGELYILPNGLGIFARLAPPKLGASTVAAWYLAIFAGSLAAGQVGRLWSHVDHTSFFLLLAGIATAAAMLLFLLDRPTKAVLAAAADAGPDEDLTDVGIGLARQRHG from the coding sequence ATGACGACCCCGTCGAACTGGTTCGGTCAGCCGCGTGGCCTGACGATCCTGTTCCTGACGAACATGTGGGAGCAATTCTCCTACTACGGCATGCGCGCGCTGCTGGTTTACTACATGACCACGACCCTGCTGTTCGATCAGGAGAAGTCGTCCAGCATCTACGGTTTCTACACCGCCTTCGCCTATTTCACGCCGATCATCGGCGGGACCATCGCCGACCGCTGGCTGGGCAAGAAACGAGCCGTGATCATCGGCGCGACGATCATGGCCGCGGGCCATTTCATGATGGCGTTCGAACCGGCTTTCTATTTCGCCCTGGCCACCATCGCGCTTGGCAATGGCCTGTTCCTGCCGACGCTGCCGGCGCAGATCAACGACCTCTATCATTCCGGCGATCCGCGCCGCCCGTGGGCCTACAACGTCTATTATGTGGGCGTGAACGTCGGCGCCTTCCTGGCGCCGCTGATCTGCGGTTTCCTCGGCGAAACCTACGGCTGGCACTGGGGCTTCGGCGCGGCCGGTGTTGGCATGCTGACCGGTCTCGTCATCTACCTGTGGGGCCAGCGCTACCTGCCGCCCGAACGCAGGGCCGATGCGCACCCCGCGACGCCAGCGCCAATCACGCACCGCGGGCGCAACACCTTCCTGTTGCTGCTGGGCATCGGCCTGGCGGTGACCGTGTTCCGCGGCGCCTATGAGCAGATCGGCAACACCTTCGCGTTGTGGATGCGCGACGATGTCGACCGCGTCATCGGCGGCATCGAGATCGGTGCGGCGATGTTCTTCTCGCTCAATCCGCTGCTGGTGATGATCATGACGCCTTTTCTGCTCGCGCGCTGGAAGCGGCAGGCGGAGCGCGGCACCGAATTGTCGGTGATGCACAAGATGGCGACCGGCGCCCTGATCGTCGCAGCCTCCTACCTCGTCGTGGCCGCCGCCGAAGCGGTCAGCGGCGCGGGCAGCGCGCACTGGCTGTGGCTGCTGTCCTTCTTCCTCATCTTCACGCTTGGCGAACTGTACATCCTGCCCAACGGGCTCGGCATCTTCGCCCGGCTCGCCCCCCCTAAGCTTGGGGCCAGCACGGTCGCGGCCTGGTATCTCGCGATCTTCGCGGGCAGCCTTGCCGCCGGGCAGGTCGGGCGGCTGTGGAGCCACGTCGACCACACCAGCTTCTTCCTGCTGCTGGCCGGCATCGCCACCGCCGCGGCAATGCTTCTGTTCCTGCTCGACCGGCCGACCAAGGCGGTGCTTGCCGCCGCCGCGGACGCGGGACCGGACGAAGACCTGACCGATGTCGGCATCGGCCTTGCGAGGCAGCGCCATGGCTAG
- a CDS encoding TonB-dependent receptor, whose translation MKNLGFTARTALFASAGMAAMLMAGTAHAQIQEQQPPPQQDDSATDADPAEIIVTAQKREESILAIPQSVSVVGGDTLERLNASSFQDFAALVPGLSLTETNPGNTRIVLRGVNTGGVSQTVGVYVDETPFGSSSGLVNGAILAGDFDTFDVARLEVLRGPQGTLYGASSLGGVIKYVTNAPQLGQNGGRARVSVESVKGGELGFNVAGVGNAALGDTAALRVSGFYRKEAGFIDAEAGWSNLLGSPSIGGDDINDAKVYGGRAQLLFEPTDLFKVRLSAVTQQIHSHASSAIEVDDDTLDPVDDRYIQTVFIPEFNKTRYTVLNGTAEYDFGFASLLSSTSYARLKQTFLTDLTTTYGFAVSFIFGGLVRPLGAQQDQLTGFKKFTQEFRLTSPSDDRFEWLLGAYYTNERGKIVQDINAFDVDTDTLATDIPNLANATLPSKYREVAGFANATFHFNETFDLTGGVRLSRNKQEASQVLDGPLVGGLTTFDDLNSSESVFTYALAPRFELSPNTALYARVATGYRPGGPNVLAPGAPPEFATYDADRLTNYEIGLKTDIGRRLSFDIAGYILKWKDIQLFVVEDGVGFNANGGKATSYGLESTMTYRPFRGLQLLGNVAYVHGELDENAGATGGRKGDPLPWVPRLSASLNADYEWPIAVDTRAFVGGGVRYVGKQYANFDADYRTANGRQRPINPYGVLDLRGGVEFRNFNVEAYIQNLTDSHGLTSADLPTDAFLGTPVLPNGAVSAAVIRPRTIGVTLGMEF comes from the coding sequence ATGAAAAATCTGGGATTCACCGCACGAACGGCGTTGTTCGCATCGGCCGGAATGGCAGCCATGCTGATGGCCGGCACGGCCCACGCGCAAATCCAGGAGCAGCAGCCGCCGCCGCAACAGGACGATAGCGCAACCGATGCCGACCCGGCGGAAATCATCGTCACCGCGCAGAAGCGCGAGGAGTCCATCCTTGCCATTCCGCAATCGGTCAGCGTCGTCGGCGGCGACACGCTTGAGCGGCTCAACGCTAGCAGCTTTCAGGACTTCGCCGCGCTTGTCCCGGGCCTCAGCCTGACGGAAACCAATCCCGGCAACACCCGCATCGTCCTGCGCGGCGTCAATACCGGCGGCGTCAGCCAGACGGTCGGTGTGTATGTCGACGAGACGCCGTTCGGATCGAGCAGCGGCCTGGTCAACGGCGCCATCCTCGCCGGCGACTTCGACACGTTCGATGTCGCCCGGCTGGAAGTCCTGCGCGGGCCGCAGGGTACGCTCTATGGCGCAAGCTCGCTTGGCGGCGTGATCAAATACGTCACCAACGCGCCGCAGCTCGGCCAGAATGGTGGACGGGCGCGCGTGTCGGTCGAAAGCGTCAAGGGCGGCGAACTCGGTTTCAACGTGGCCGGCGTCGGCAATGCCGCGCTGGGCGACACGGCTGCCCTTCGCGTTTCCGGCTTCTATCGCAAGGAAGCTGGCTTCATCGACGCCGAGGCCGGCTGGTCGAACCTGCTCGGCTCCCCGTCGATCGGTGGCGACGACATCAACGACGCCAAGGTTTACGGCGGCCGTGCGCAATTGCTGTTCGAGCCGACCGACCTGTTCAAGGTCCGGCTGTCCGCCGTCACCCAGCAGATCCATTCGCACGCGTCGTCCGCGATCGAAGTCGACGACGACACGCTCGACCCGGTCGACGACCGGTACATCCAGACGGTCTTCATTCCGGAGTTCAACAAGACGCGCTATACCGTGCTCAACGGCACGGCCGAATATGACTTCGGCTTTGCGTCATTGCTGTCCTCGACCAGCTACGCGCGGCTCAAGCAGACCTTCCTGACCGACCTGACGACGACCTACGGCTTTGCCGTATCCTTCATCTTCGGTGGACTTGTCCGGCCGTTGGGCGCGCAGCAGGACCAGTTGACGGGTTTCAAGAAATTCACGCAGGAATTCCGACTGACGTCGCCTTCCGACGATCGCTTCGAATGGCTGCTCGGCGCTTACTACACCAACGAGCGCGGCAAGATCGTCCAGGACATCAACGCCTTCGACGTCGACACCGACACACTTGCCACGGACATTCCAAACCTCGCCAACGCGACGCTGCCGAGCAAATATCGCGAAGTCGCCGGCTTTGCGAACGCGACCTTCCATTTCAACGAGACCTTTGACCTGACTGGCGGCGTCCGCCTCAGCCGCAACAAGCAGGAAGCGAGCCAGGTCCTGGACGGGCCGCTGGTCGGTGGGCTGACGACGTTCGACGATCTCAACTCGTCCGAATCCGTGTTCACCTATGCCCTTGCACCGCGCTTCGAGCTGAGCCCGAACACCGCGCTCTATGCGCGCGTCGCGACGGGTTACCGGCCCGGTGGTCCGAACGTGCTGGCGCCCGGCGCACCGCCGGAATTCGCAACTTATGACGCTGACCGGCTGACCAATTACGAAATCGGGCTGAAGACCGACATCGGGCGCCGGCTTTCGTTCGATATCGCCGGCTACATCCTTAAGTGGAAGGACATCCAGCTGTTCGTCGTCGAGGACGGTGTCGGGTTCAACGCCAACGGCGGCAAGGCCACGTCCTACGGCCTGGAATCGACCATGACCTACCGGCCGTTCCGGGGCCTCCAGCTGCTTGGCAACGTCGCTTACGTTCACGGGGAGCTGGACGAGAACGCCGGCGCCACGGGCGGGCGCAAGGGCGATCCCCTGCCGTGGGTGCCGCGGCTGAGCGCCAGTCTCAATGCCGATTACGAATGGCCGATCGCTGTCGATACCCGCGCCTTCGTCGGCGGCGGCGTGCGCTATGTCGGCAAGCAATACGCCAACTTCGACGCCGATTACCGCACCGCCAACGGCCGCCAGCGCCCGATCAATCCGTACGGGGTGCTGGACCTTCGCGGCGGCGTTGAATTCCGCAACTTCAACGTCGAGGCCTACATCCAGAACCTGACAGACTCGCACGGACTGACATCGGCGGACCTGCCGACCGACGCGTTTCTCGGCACGCCCGTGCTGCCCAATGGCGCGGTCAGCGCCGCGGTCATTCGGCCGCGGACGATCGGGGTCACCCTCGGCATGGAGTTCTGA
- a CDS encoding N-acyl-D-amino-acid deacylase family protein: MKPNKITRPLAIASLMLLAGCATTTAPDQVATYDLLIRNGTIYDGTGGAPYVGNVGITGDRIAYVGPPRPARSGRMVDAGGLAVAPGFINMLSWATESLIADPRAQSDIRQGITTEVMGEGWSMGPQTPEMKKSSIEQQGDFKFPIEWTTLGEYLTYMEKRGIAPNIASFVGATTVRQHELGERDVDPNPQQLDRMRGLVRQAMQEGAMGVGSSLIYPPAAFAETDELIALVTEAGKCGGMYISHMRSEGDRLVESVDELIEISRRSGAPAEIYHLKQAGRANWGKLDAVIARVEAARAQGLKITADMYTYTAGGTGLAASMPPWVQEGGVEAMLERLKDPKVVARVKAEMVRPGSDWENLYHHAGPDRVLLSNIVDPSLKPLIGKTVAQAAKDRGVSPEQLVIDLTLADRGRIGALYFLMNEDNVRRQTSLPWMSFGSDAEAAAPEGIFLKSSTHPRAYGNFARFLGKYARDEKTAPLADAVRRLTSLPADNLGIRDRGRLAPGMAADVVIFDPATIADHATFEQPMQYATGVRDVFINGVAVLRDGNHTGATPGRFVKGPGWTGWPGGGACANGGKRPQ, from the coding sequence GTGAAGCCAAACAAGATCACCAGGCCGCTGGCCATCGCGTCGCTGATGCTGCTCGCCGGTTGTGCGACGACGACGGCGCCTGACCAGGTTGCGACCTACGACCTGTTGATCCGCAACGGCACGATCTACGACGGCACCGGCGGTGCCCCATACGTTGGCAACGTCGGCATCACCGGCGACCGCATCGCTTACGTCGGACCGCCGCGTCCTGCCCGGTCCGGACGGATGGTCGATGCGGGTGGGCTCGCCGTCGCGCCGGGCTTCATCAACATGCTCAGCTGGGCAACCGAATCGCTGATCGCCGACCCGCGCGCGCAAAGCGACATTCGCCAGGGCATCACCACCGAAGTCATGGGCGAAGGCTGGTCGATGGGGCCGCAAACGCCGGAAATGAAAAAGTCGTCGATCGAGCAGCAGGGCGATTTCAAGTTCCCGATCGAATGGACCACGCTTGGCGAATATCTGACCTACATGGAAAAGCGCGGAATCGCGCCCAACATCGCGTCCTTCGTCGGCGCGACCACGGTCCGCCAGCATGAGCTGGGCGAGCGCGACGTTGATCCCAACCCGCAGCAGCTGGACCGCATGCGCGGCCTCGTCCGCCAGGCGATGCAGGAAGGCGCGATGGGTGTCGGCAGTTCGCTCATCTATCCGCCCGCTGCCTTCGCCGAAACCGACGAACTGATCGCGCTGGTGACCGAAGCCGGCAAGTGCGGCGGCATGTACATCAGCCACATGCGATCGGAAGGCGACCGCTTGGTCGAAAGCGTGGACGAGCTGATCGAGATCTCCCGCCGCTCGGGCGCGCCGGCCGAAATCTATCATCTCAAACAGGCCGGACGCGCCAACTGGGGCAAGCTGGACGCGGTCATCGCGCGGGTCGAAGCGGCGCGGGCGCAGGGCCTCAAGATCACCGCTGACATGTATACTTATACCGCCGGCGGCACCGGGCTCGCCGCGTCCATGCCGCCCTGGGTGCAGGAGGGCGGCGTGGAGGCGATGCTCGAAAGGCTCAAGGATCCCAAGGTCGTCGCACGGGTGAAGGCCGAAATGGTCCGCCCGGGCAGCGACTGGGAAAATCTCTATCACCATGCCGGGCCGGACCGCGTGTTGCTGAGCAACATCGTCGACCCGTCGCTCAAGCCGTTGATCGGCAAGACGGTCGCCCAGGCGGCCAAGGACCGCGGCGTCAGCCCCGAACAGCTGGTAATCGATCTTACGCTGGCCGATCGCGGCCGCATCGGCGCGCTCTATTTCCTGATGAACGAAGACAATGTGCGCCGCCAAACCAGCCTGCCGTGGATGAGCTTCGGGTCCGACGCCGAAGCCGCCGCGCCCGAAGGAATTTTCCTGAAGTCCAGCACGCACCCGCGCGCATATGGCAACTTCGCCCGCTTCCTCGGCAAATATGCGCGCGACGAAAAGACCGCGCCGCTCGCCGACGCGGTTCGCCGGCTGACCTCGCTACCGGCCGACAACCTTGGCATCCGCGATCGCGGCCGGCTGGCGCCCGGGATGGCGGCCGACGTGGTCATTTTCGATCCCGCGACGATCGCCGACCACGCGACGTTCGAACAGCCGATGCAATATGCGACCGGCGTGCGCGACGTGTTCATCAACGGCGTTGCCGTCCTGCGCGACGGCAACCACACCGGCGCGACCCCGGGCCGCTTCGTCAAGGGACCGGGCTGGACCGGCTGGCCCGGCGGCGGCGCGTGCGCGAACGGCGGCAAGCGCCCGCAATAA